A genomic window from Streptomyces sp. 846.5 includes:
- a CDS encoding cellulase family glycosylhydrolase: MPRSDHPAISRTRRTAAGVCAALALLGACAAEALLDPTGLLALVPRAQLRTGPVHGLWSLAGLAVFLPVAAAVTGWTAAVSVGECAGRWRTLLRVWGTTALAAGLARGLQLLAEVPTREGARVALWTSGLTAEQALLVGWLPGLTALLFARAGARGTGFGPRWSLTGTALPLALIGPLVGPLLWEGSPTGAFYGERLNLRSLPLGPGRFAVELVVAAVVSAVLLMRSSRRFRYQRPTRLLIGGWLAAMGGGAAAGVVQTALALPTGWLVAPQLAVRVGAGLSLGLAFGWGVLPTLLLLSRALDVMARRRVVTVVSSAVVLALASWSLSVVTPAQASTAPVLTAEAAATAGQPLPALTVRPAQGSTPAQIVDAEGRQVLLRGVNVNQLVDYAPNASGRQTVRPLSDADFAAMAATGFDVVRLDISWSLLEPQRGHWDTGYLKRIQQAVAMAAAHGMYTDITMHQDAWSRYIGAPAGTVCPSGTSPLLGHDGAPQWATQTDGASRCQFSGRDFAPAVAAAFTDFYHDVDGIQGELVRTWGLLAATFKDEPAVAGYGLLNEPGVGDDAPVTSSVLLGAYYQRAVREIRAQESGGFPHLVFVEPSVLWSGLGFDAAPPQGFSDDPYLVFAPHLYNESTTLDQGTGIDLVSIEQGFTLARQQANAYGMPLWVGEWGWFGDGTADTVDSAKQKRFVEAADAHQVGDAVWVWKQACGDPQSDPKAATAGNVVRVDCATGKDLPVTPSVTAVLDRPYPRAAPGQLTQWRVDGDSLLLAGSGRGALDVWFPGSARPVVQPVGVTSVEVTKVDGGWRMSGRTAGSYGLTVH; encoded by the coding sequence GTGCCCCGATCCGACCACCCCGCCATCTCCCGGACCCGCCGTACCGCGGCCGGTGTCTGCGCCGCCCTGGCACTGCTCGGAGCATGCGCGGCCGAAGCGCTGCTCGACCCGACCGGGCTGCTCGCGCTGGTGCCGCGGGCCCAGCTGCGGACCGGTCCGGTGCACGGTCTCTGGTCACTGGCCGGGCTCGCGGTGTTCCTCCCGGTGGCGGCCGCCGTCACCGGCTGGACGGCTGCCGTCAGCGTCGGCGAGTGCGCCGGGCGGTGGCGGACCCTGCTGCGCGTCTGGGGCACGACCGCACTGGCCGCCGGACTGGCCCGGGGCCTGCAGTTGCTGGCCGAGGTGCCGACCCGGGAGGGCGCTCGGGTCGCGCTCTGGACCTCCGGCCTGACGGCCGAACAGGCCCTGCTGGTGGGCTGGCTGCCCGGCCTGACCGCACTTCTCTTCGCCCGCGCCGGGGCCAGGGGCACCGGCTTCGGACCGCGCTGGTCGCTGACCGGCACCGCCCTGCCGCTCGCCCTGATCGGACCGCTGGTCGGTCCACTGCTCTGGGAGGGCTCCCCCACCGGGGCGTTCTACGGGGAGCGGCTGAACCTGCGGTCGCTGCCGCTGGGCCCGGGCCGGTTCGCGGTGGAACTGGTGGTCGCCGCCGTGGTCTCGGCCGTGCTGCTGATGCGTTCGTCACGGCGCTTCCGGTACCAGCGACCGACCCGGCTGCTGATCGGCGGCTGGCTGGCGGCGATGGGCGGCGGCGCGGCGGCCGGGGTGGTGCAGACCGCCCTGGCGCTGCCGACTGGCTGGCTGGTCGCACCGCAGCTCGCGGTACGGGTCGGCGCGGGGCTCTCACTGGGCCTGGCGTTCGGCTGGGGCGTGCTGCCGACGCTGCTGCTGCTCAGCCGGGCCCTGGACGTGATGGCCCGCAGGCGGGTGGTGACGGTTGTCAGCTCGGCGGTGGTGCTGGCCCTGGCGTCCTGGAGCCTGTCCGTGGTGACCCCGGCCCAGGCGAGCACCGCACCGGTCCTCACCGCCGAGGCGGCGGCCACCGCCGGGCAGCCGCTGCCGGCCCTGACGGTGCGCCCGGCGCAGGGATCCACGCCCGCGCAGATCGTGGACGCCGAAGGGCGGCAGGTCCTGCTGCGCGGCGTCAACGTCAACCAACTGGTCGACTACGCCCCCAACGCCTCGGGCAGGCAGACGGTGCGGCCGCTGAGCGACGCCGACTTCGCCGCGATGGCGGCGACGGGCTTCGACGTGGTCCGCCTCGACATCTCCTGGTCGCTGCTGGAGCCGCAGCGCGGCCACTGGGACACCGGTTATCTGAAGCGCATCCAGCAGGCCGTGGCGATGGCGGCGGCGCACGGGATGTACACCGACATCACCATGCACCAGGACGCCTGGAGCCGGTACATCGGCGCACCAGCGGGAACGGTCTGCCCGTCCGGCACCTCGCCGCTGCTCGGCCACGACGGCGCTCCGCAGTGGGCGACGCAGACGGACGGCGCCTCGCGCTGCCAGTTCAGTGGGCGCGACTTCGCACCGGCAGTGGCCGCCGCCTTCACCGACTTCTACCACGATGTCGACGGCATCCAGGGCGAGTTGGTGCGCACCTGGGGCCTGCTCGCCGCCACCTTCAAGGACGAACCGGCGGTGGCGGGCTACGGCCTGCTCAATGAGCCCGGCGTCGGCGACGACGCACCGGTGACCTCGTCGGTGCTGCTGGGCGCCTACTACCAGCGGGCGGTTCGGGAGATCCGCGCCCAGGAGTCCGGCGGCTTCCCGCATCTGGTGTTCGTCGAGCCGAGCGTGCTCTGGTCGGGGCTGGGCTTCGACGCGGCGCCGCCGCAGGGCTTCTCCGACGATCCCTATCTGGTCTTCGCCCCGCATCTCTACAACGAGTCGACCACCCTGGACCAGGGCACCGGGATCGACCTGGTGTCCATCGAGCAGGGCTTCACCCTGGCCAGGCAGCAGGCGAACGCGTACGGCATGCCGCTGTGGGTCGGTGAATGGGGCTGGTTCGGGGACGGCACCGCGGACACCGTGGACTCTGCCAAGCAGAAACGTTTCGTCGAAGCCGCGGACGCCCACCAGGTCGGCGACGCCGTCTGGGTGTGGAAGCAGGCATGCGGCGATCCGCAGAGCGATCCAAAGGCGGCGACAGCGGGCAACGTGGTCCGGGTCGACTGCGCCACCGGCAAGGACCTCCCGGTGACGCCGTCGGTCACCGCCGTCCTGGACCGGCCCTATCCACGGGCCGCCCCCGGGCAGTTGACGCAGTGGCGGGTGGACGGCGACAGTCTGCTACTGGCCGGCAGCGGCAGGGGCGCCCTCGACGTGTGGTTCCCGGGGAGCGCGCGACCGGTCGTGCAGCCGGTCGGGGTGACCAGCGTCGAGGTCACCAAGGTCGACGGGGGCTGGCGGATGAGCGGACGGACCGCGGGGAGCTACGGGCTGACCGTGCACTAG
- a CDS encoding benzoate/H(+) symporter BenE family transporter, whose translation MKRMEDLGRPLSAGLVTAVVGFASSFVVVLTGLRSVGADRDQAESGLLLLCLAMGGLAVVLGLRYRQPLSFAWSTPGAALLVSAGHQAGGYPAAVGAFLISGLLIALTGLWSRLGRLIAAIPGPLATALLAGVLLPLCLAPVHAAVQLPALALPVIAVWALLTRFARRWATPGALAVAITVLVLRPAGLSAEGAGLLPSVTFTAPDFRLGAVAGIALPLYVITMAAQNVPGLAVLTHFGYRPPFRTALLGSGLATAAGAVGGVYMVNLAAITAALAAGPDAHPDRGRRWIASVTAGALYIVLGLTAGLSAALLAAAPPLLIEAVAGLALLGTLGSALGAAVAEEKGREAAVVTFAVTASGVSALGIGSPFWGLAAGLVFYVLGLERVIPQRPATS comes from the coding sequence ATGAAGCGCATGGAGGACCTGGGCAGGCCGTTGAGCGCGGGCCTGGTGACCGCCGTGGTGGGCTTCGCCAGCTCGTTCGTGGTGGTCCTGACGGGGCTGCGCAGCGTGGGAGCCGACCGGGACCAGGCCGAATCCGGGCTGCTGCTGCTCTGCCTCGCCATGGGCGGCCTGGCCGTCGTCCTGGGACTGCGCTACCGGCAGCCGCTGAGTTTCGCCTGGTCCACGCCCGGGGCCGCGCTGCTCGTCAGCGCCGGGCACCAGGCGGGCGGCTATCCGGCGGCCGTCGGCGCCTTCCTGATCAGCGGGCTGCTGATCGCCCTGACCGGGTTGTGGTCAAGGCTGGGACGTCTGATCGCCGCGATACCGGGGCCGCTGGCGACCGCGCTGCTGGCCGGAGTGCTGCTGCCACTGTGCCTCGCACCGGTCCATGCGGCTGTCCAGCTTCCCGCGCTCGCCCTGCCGGTGATCGCCGTCTGGGCCCTGCTCACCCGGTTCGCCCGGCGCTGGGCCACCCCGGGCGCGCTGGCCGTCGCCATCACCGTGCTGGTGCTGCGCCCGGCCGGCCTGTCCGCGGAGGGGGCGGGGCTGCTGCCGTCGGTCACCTTCACCGCACCCGACTTCCGGCTCGGCGCCGTCGCCGGAATCGCGCTGCCGCTGTATGTGATCACCATGGCCGCGCAGAACGTACCGGGCCTGGCCGTGCTCACCCACTTCGGCTACCGGCCGCCGTTCCGGACCGCCTTGCTCGGCAGCGGGCTGGCGACCGCGGCCGGCGCCGTCGGCGGCGTCTACATGGTGAATCTCGCCGCCATCACCGCGGCTCTGGCCGCCGGCCCGGACGCCCATCCGGACCGGGGGCGCCGCTGGATCGCTTCGGTGACGGCCGGCGCGCTCTACATCGTGCTCGGCCTCACCGCCGGGCTGTCCGCGGCGCTGCTGGCCGCTGCTCCCCCGCTGCTGATCGAGGCGGTCGCCGGACTCGCCCTGCTGGGCACCCTCGGCTCCGCCCTGGGCGCGGCGGTCGCCGAGGAGAAGGGCCGCGAGGCGGCGGTAGTCACCTTCGCGGTCACCGCGTCGGGGGTCTCCGCACTCGGCATCGGCTCCCCGTTCTGGGGTCTGGCCGCCGGACTGGTCTTCTACGTACTGGGGCTGGAGCGAGTGATCCCCCAGAGGCCGGCCACCTCGTAG
- a CDS encoding TetR family transcriptional regulator produces MAATIEVIAEEGYARATYSRIARQAGLSSTRLISYHFGSRDELMEQVLVEVGTGAQRAIEERVAAETTATGRLHARIEAQLRWIAAYPGQVRALYEISMNARDDEGGLRYGPELSAEANLTELEPILMDGQRSGEFREFDARLMGLTIKSGIDAAIARMFQPSGLSVDECVREITTWVGLATRRSP; encoded by the coding sequence GTGGCGGCGACCATCGAGGTCATCGCCGAGGAGGGGTACGCCCGGGCGACCTACAGCAGGATCGCCCGGCAGGCCGGCCTGTCCAGCACCCGGCTGATCTCCTACCACTTCGGCAGCCGCGACGAGCTGATGGAGCAGGTCCTGGTCGAGGTGGGGACCGGGGCCCAGCGCGCGATCGAGGAGAGGGTGGCGGCCGAGACGACCGCCACCGGCAGGCTGCACGCCCGGATCGAGGCCCAGCTCCGCTGGATCGCCGCCTACCCCGGCCAGGTCCGGGCCCTGTACGAGATCTCGATGAACGCACGGGACGACGAGGGTGGTCTGCGCTACGGACCCGAGCTCTCGGCCGAGGCCAATCTCACCGAGCTGGAGCCGATCCTGATGGACGGTCAGCGGAGCGGTGAGTTCCGCGAGTTCGATGCTCGGCTGATGGGATTGACGATCAAGTCCGGGATCGACGCGGCGATCGCCAGAATGTTCCAGCCGTCGGGACTGAGCGTCGACGAGTGCGTGCGGGAGATCACCACCTGGGTCGGGCTGGCCACCAGGAGGAGCCCGTGA
- a CDS encoding VC0807 family protein, with amino-acid sequence MTPSAAEPASAPPPPTQPLPPPPPRRHTALLLLADVALPIGAYYGLRAAGLSTYTALIVSTLVPLLSALLQYRRERRVDGMATYVVAVMLLALAASLVSGSTRFMLAKDGWVTGVAGLWFLWTVRSRRPLAFVGARPFLEGRFRSDGTSWDVLWQDSERFRRIWRVSTAIWGVAMILDGAVRVLMAYTLPVDAVPGLGGLLWPVTLVLLQVVNGVYYEVAGLWGITRSSPST; translated from the coding sequence GTGACGCCCTCAGCGGCCGAGCCCGCATCGGCCCCGCCCCCGCCGACTCAGCCACTGCCCCCACCGCCCCCACGACGGCACACGGCGCTGCTCCTCCTCGCCGATGTGGCCCTGCCGATCGGTGCCTACTACGGTCTGCGCGCCGCCGGCCTGAGCACCTACACCGCCCTCATCGTCTCCACGCTCGTTCCGCTGCTCAGCGCCCTGCTCCAGTACCGCCGCGAGCGCCGTGTGGACGGCATGGCCACCTATGTCGTCGCCGTGATGCTGCTGGCGCTGGCGGCGTCGCTGGTCAGCGGCAGTACCAGGTTCATGCTGGCCAAGGACGGCTGGGTGACCGGCGTGGCCGGGCTGTGGTTCCTCTGGACGGTGCGGTCGCGGCGGCCGCTGGCCTTCGTGGGAGCGCGGCCGTTCCTGGAGGGCCGGTTCCGCTCCGACGGAACGTCCTGGGACGTCCTCTGGCAGGACTCCGAGCGGTTCCGGCGGATCTGGCGGGTCTCGACCGCGATCTGGGGTGTGGCGATGATCCTGGACGGCGCGGTCCGGGTGCTGATGGCGTACACGCTGCCGGTCGACGCCGTCCCCGGTCTCGGCGGGCTGCTGTGGCCGGTCACCCTGGTGCTGCTGCAGGTCGTGAACGGCGTGTACTACGAGGTGGCCGGCCTCTGGGGGATCACTCGCTCCAGCCCCAGTACGTAG
- a CDS encoding phosphatase PAP2 family protein, translating into MQNLTLSWQSAGAVGAAVYAASVVTRRSGRVGAGLVLREAATVLGLFALWQFAGQLSVMGTDGAVARGEWIWSAERKLGLPDEYTLQQWVLPHPWLVQGANYYYATMHFGAMVALLAWVFLRHRESYAWVRTTLILVTAASLAVQLIPVAPPRLLPDGGMVDTALAYGQSVYGTTVAGLQADSYSAMPSVHVAWCVLVAVAVVRISPSRWRWLVVAHPVVTVAVVLVTANHFWLDGVAAVVLLLLSYLVQWLLRRLLRRRSDSGEGRPPRRVADPQTVSEPVG; encoded by the coding sequence ATGCAGAACCTCACCCTGTCCTGGCAGTCCGCCGGGGCGGTCGGTGCCGCGGTGTACGCGGCGTCCGTGGTGACGCGCCGGTCCGGCAGGGTCGGCGCGGGGCTGGTGCTGCGTGAGGCCGCGACGGTGCTCGGTCTGTTCGCGCTGTGGCAGTTCGCCGGGCAGCTCAGCGTCATGGGGACGGACGGCGCGGTGGCGCGCGGCGAGTGGATCTGGAGCGCCGAGCGAAAACTCGGGCTGCCCGACGAGTACACCCTGCAGCAGTGGGTGCTGCCGCACCCCTGGCTGGTCCAGGGCGCCAACTACTACTACGCCACCATGCACTTCGGTGCCATGGTCGCCCTGCTGGCCTGGGTGTTCCTGCGCCATCGGGAGTCCTACGCCTGGGTGCGGACGACCCTGATCCTGGTCACCGCCGCCTCGCTGGCGGTCCAGCTGATACCGGTGGCGCCGCCGCGGCTGCTGCCCGACGGCGGGATGGTGGACACGGCCCTGGCCTACGGGCAGTCGGTGTACGGGACGACGGTCGCCGGGCTGCAGGCGGACTCCTACTCCGCGATGCCCTCGGTGCACGTCGCCTGGTGCGTCCTGGTCGCGGTCGCCGTGGTGCGGATCAGCCCCAGCCGCTGGCGCTGGCTGGTCGTCGCGCATCCGGTCGTCACCGTCGCCGTGGTGCTGGTCACGGCGAACCACTTCTGGCTGGACGGGGTCGCCGCGGTGGTCCTGCTGCTGCTCTCCTACCTGGTGCAGTGGCTGCTGCGACGCCTGCTGCGGCGGCGGTCCGACAGCGGCGAGGGCCGACCGCCCCGAAGGGTGGCCGACCCCCAGACCGTCAGCGAACCGGTGGGCTGA
- a CDS encoding XRE family transcriptional regulator, protein MVERDGQDPRDARGKRWTADTAAGTGLRIRRLRAERGLSLSELARRAGIGKATLSGLETGRRNPTAETLYAIAGQLAVPLAALLSAPDAAPTVEGEAVSATLLEVFRDGAVSTELYRLTIHPGAVQISPAHAPGVVEYLTVFSGTARVGPVAATRVVTAGEHASWVSDGPHSYAAIGGDPVEASLLIRHPLTD, encoded by the coding sequence ATGGTCGAGCGGGACGGACAGGACCCACGGGACGCACGCGGGAAGCGGTGGACGGCGGACACCGCCGCCGGCACCGGGCTGCGCATCCGCCGGCTCAGGGCCGAACGCGGCCTGAGTCTTTCGGAGTTGGCCCGTCGCGCCGGTATCGGCAAGGCCACGCTCTCCGGACTGGAGACCGGGAGGCGCAATCCGACGGCCGAGACCCTCTACGCCATCGCCGGCCAGCTGGCGGTGCCGCTCGCCGCGCTGCTCTCCGCCCCGGATGCGGCCCCCACCGTCGAGGGCGAGGCGGTGAGCGCGACGCTGCTGGAGGTTTTCCGCGACGGCGCGGTCAGCACCGAGCTCTACCGGCTCACGATCCACCCGGGGGCGGTCCAGATCTCCCCGGCCCATGCGCCCGGTGTCGTCGAGTACCTCACCGTCTTCTCCGGGACGGCCCGGGTGGGGCCGGTCGCCGCCACCCGGGTGGTGACCGCCGGTGAGCACGCCTCCTGGGTCTCCGACGGCCCGCACAGCTACGCGGCGATCGGCGGCGACCCGGTCGAGGCTAGCCTGCTGATCCGGCACCCGCTCACCGACTGA